AATAGGACGCATCAATGGACAGGCATCAGCTGTTGAAAGTCCGGTTGGTTGGGTACCGAGATATAAGGACATAGACTGGACCGGACTCGATTTTTCACAGGAACAATTTGAAAAAATTATGACCATCGAACGTGAAACCTGGAAGAAAGAATTGCTTTCTCACGAAGAATTATTCTCAAGTTTTTATGATAAATTACCTAAAGAATTTTTCTTTATAAGAGAATTATTACTTTCATCACTATGGCGTTCACCTGAACAATGGGGCCAGCAACCTGAAGAATTTTGAGAGTCATTTTAATAATAATATTTTCTATTATTGCTCACTTTAGCAATGCTCAATCCGCCAAAAAGGTCCTTATAATTGGGATTGATGGTTGCAGGGCAGACGCATTAGTAGCCGCACATACACCCAATATTGATCAGTTACTGAACAATGCAGTTTATAGCCTTCATGCTCAGAATGATGATATTACTGTATCTGGCCCTGGCTGGTCTGCAATGTTAACAGGAGTCTGGTCTGATAAGCATGGTGTGGTTAATAATGGATTCGGAGGCAATAATTTAGCGGCTTATCCTCATTTTTTTAACAGACTTAAATCAATAAATCCTTCATTCAATTGTGTATCTATCAGTCAGTGGGCACCAATTAATAATATCATTGTCAATACAAATGCAGACTATAAAGTCAATGCAGCTGATGGTGTCAGCGTAACAATGGAAGCCATTGACAGACTTAGTAACCATAATCCGGATGCTATCTTCCTGCAATATGATGATGCGGATCATGTAGGACATTCCAGTGGTTTTTCAGTCAATAATCCCGCATATCTGAATCAAATTTCGAGGATTGATTATGAGATTGGATTCGTATTAAATGCGTTATACGCCAGGCCAACTTATGCAAATGAAGATTGGTTAATTCTGTTATCTACAGATCACGGCGGTATAAACACTTCACATGGAGGAACTTCTATCGAGGAAGAAACAATTTTCACCATTGCTCATAATAAATCATTTTCAAAAAGACAGATTTTTCCGGACACCGTTCTGATTCAGAATTGTGTGCAACAGGATGAATATCTGCATCTCAACGAAGGACCTGATATGGTCAATATACCTCACATTCCTGCTTATAACTTTGGAGCATCTGGTGACTTTACCGTAGAATGCAGAGTAAAAACTTCTTCTGCAGCTGATGTGGCAATCATTGGAAATAAAAATTGGGGCAGTGGAGTGAACAGGGGTTTTGTCCTATCCTTCAAATTACCAAACGGTCCTGAATGGAAAGTCAATATAGGGGACGAAACAAATAGAAGGGATATAAATACAGGTGCCGCAATTGCTGATGGAGACTGGCATCATATTGCAGCAACTTTTGACAGAGACGGCAATATGACTATCTACAATGATGGCGTAATGTCGGGAAGTATCAGTATGGCAAATATCGGAAATATTGATAACGGATTTCCCATAAGAATAGGCGCAGATGTAAATGGTAATTTTCAATTTAATGGCTCAATACAGGAAGTGAGATTATGGAATAAAGTACTGAATCAATCCACAATAAATAATTGGAAATGTAATCAGGCATATGCGGATCACCCTGATTTTAACCATCTTATAGGTTACTGGCCTTTGAACGAAGGTATCGGAAGTAATGCCGGAGATATGTCATTTAACAATAATCATGGTTCAATTACCAGCGCAACCTGGCAAAATTCTGATATTCAACTGCAATATACCAATACACCAAGAATAACAGATATTGCACTATCTGCTTTGGATTGGATGTGTGTTGATATTGTATCGGAGTGGGCTTTGGATGGAAAATCATTAATGTATGTAAATCCGGGAGTAAACTCATTGACTGATAATACTGCCGGTTGTCTGAGAGCCATGATTCTTTCAAGTTGTCCGAATGATACCATAGTTTTTGCAACAGAAACAGATAATTTTTTTCAACTTGTTAATCAGGGCGAAATACACATTCCACATAATATAACCATCAAAGGAAATGGTATAAATCATACATATTTATCCGGAGACTTATTGAATAGAATCTTTATTATACCTGAAGGGATTACAATGAATATTGAAAACTTAACGCTCACAAAGGGTTATAGTGAAACATCCGGAGGTGCATTTTTAAATTTTGGAACAATAAATTTAAACAACGTCATACTGATAGATAATATGGAAAGCAGTACCAAAAAATCATTCACAAATAGTGGCCTGATAAACGTAATAAATGTTGTAGAATCAAAGGATTAATAATCTTTATGATCCCTTTGAAAAATAAAAAAAGCGGATATGTTTGGTTTCAAATTCTACTTTTATGGTTAATAAACATTTTCGTCATTCTCTCCCTATAATTCATAGTCATCTTCCTCATCTTCAAACCTAATCACATTGACAGGCATATTTTTGTTTACAAAATTGCACCAATGACATTTATCATCTCCGCATCCCGGTGTAAAGACATGGTTTTTAATGTTTTCATAAACTTCTTTTAGCTGATCACCCACGATTTTGAGTTCCAGGTCTCCCACATTGATGACTCTTTTCTGGTATTTTCCGTTATTATCTTTTTCAATGAAGTCCATAACGCCATCAGACATTTTATAGTCACGTTTTTTATCACCATCCAGCAGCATTTTGTAAAAAACGATCTGTCTCCAGTAGTCACCACCCATGTCTTCAGAACCACCTGTAGGAGGAGATAATTTCTTATTGTCGTATTTCCCGGTTTTGTAGTCTGTTACAATAACATATCCATCATAAATATCAACACGGTCAATTTTACCTGATATAGGTACTCCTCGATATTCTGTGGCATCAATATTTAGTTCCAGTTCATAATCTTTGGGTTTTAGCCATTGAAGATTATACTCTTCATAATACTTCACTAGTATTTCATTTCCGTGAAGGGTGTAATTTTCAAATTCTTTCTGGGTAAAATGCGAACGATAAATTTCCATTCCTTTTGCAAAAAAGTCCTTCAGTTTCTGTTGACTTCCCACAGATCTTGGTTTAGACAATCTGATGTCTCTGAAAAACTGTTCAAACGCATAATGGATGGCATTTCCAAAACCCATGGTGGCACTTCGGGCACCCGGAACTCTAAGTATTGTTTCAAAATAAAAACTTAGACGACACCGGAGATATTTATTCAGATTGGTCGAACTCATCCTAAAATCCTCCAGCATTTTATCTATCATTTCGTGGTCAATAAGTTTTGCTACTCCTGATTTATACTTCATTAGCTGTACTTTATAAGAGAGTATATCATCTTCATCAAGATTCGCCTGCAGGATTTCATTTTCATTGCCAAGGATTTCGGATATAAATCTTGATTGTTCCATTGCCTTTTCTTCATCATTTTCGGCAGCATAACTGATGTACAAATAATGTTTGGCACGGGTCATCGCTACATAAAACAGCCTTCTGTCATCTTCTGTATTATTGTCATTTTTTGCAGATAGCATTGTTGGTAAATAGGAGAAACTACCGGTATGATCTCCTCTTTTTTCTTCCCACACACCTTTATTACTTCTGATGATAAAGA
The genomic region above belongs to Saprospiraceae bacterium and contains:
- a CDS encoding alkaline phosphatase family protein, giving the protein MRVILIIIFSIIAHFSNAQSAKKVLIIGIDGCRADALVAAHTPNIDQLLNNAVYSLHAQNDDITVSGPGWSAMLTGVWSDKHGVVNNGFGGNNLAAYPHFFNRLKSINPSFNCVSISQWAPINNIIVNTNADYKVNAADGVSVTMEAIDRLSNHNPDAIFLQYDDADHVGHSSGFSVNNPAYLNQISRIDYEIGFVLNALYARPTYANEDWLILLSTDHGGINTSHGGTSIEEETIFTIAHNKSFSKRQIFPDTVLIQNCVQQDEYLHLNEGPDMVNIPHIPAYNFGASGDFTVECRVKTSSAADVAIIGNKNWGSGVNRGFVLSFKLPNGPEWKVNIGDETNRRDINTGAAIADGDWHHIAATFDRDGNMTIYNDGVMSGSISMANIGNIDNGFPIRIGADVNGNFQFNGSIQEVRLWNKVLNQSTINNWKCNQAYADHPDFNHLIGYWPLNEGIGSNAGDMSFNNNHGSITSATWQNSDIQLQYTNTPRITDIALSALDWMCVDIVSEWALDGKSLMYVNPGVNSLTDNTAGCLRAMILSSCPNDTIVFATETDNFFQLVNQGEIHIPHNITIKGNGINHTYLSGDLLNRIFIIPEGITMNIENLTLTKGYSETSGGAFLNFGTINLNNVILIDNMESSTKKSFTNSGLINVINVVESKD